The Streptomyces sp. Mut1 genome window below encodes:
- a CDS encoding phosphotransferase family protein, with product MSHVHPPGLDLDRLRGHLDRERPGLVNGPLDARIVEGGRSNLTYVVTDGTGRWVVRRPPLGHVLATAHDMKREHRVISALHPTAVPVPEPVLLCEDESVIGSPFYVMEYVEGTPYRTAEQLAPLGPERTRAAVLALVDTLVELHAVDPHSVGLGDFGRPDGFLDRQLRRWGKQLDASRNRELPGIDALHAALGRELPVSPAPTVVHGDYRLDNALIGADDAIKAVLDWEMSTLGDPLTDLGLLVMYSSDLGLPESPVSTTSGAAGHPSPAELIERYAARSGRDTSAISWYTAFAWFKLAVILEGIHYRYTLGQTVGSGFDRIGDLVPVFIEHGLTTLQEG from the coding sequence ATGAGCCACGTCCACCCGCCAGGTCTCGACCTCGACCGGTTGCGCGGGCACCTCGACCGCGAGCGTCCGGGGCTGGTGAACGGGCCGCTCGACGCCCGGATCGTGGAGGGCGGCCGGTCGAACCTGACGTACGTCGTCACCGACGGCACCGGCCGCTGGGTCGTCCGCCGGCCGCCGCTGGGGCATGTGCTGGCCACCGCGCACGACATGAAGCGCGAGCACCGGGTGATCAGCGCCCTGCACCCGACGGCCGTCCCGGTCCCGGAGCCGGTGCTGCTGTGCGAGGACGAGAGCGTCATCGGCTCGCCGTTCTACGTCATGGAGTACGTCGAGGGCACCCCGTACCGCACGGCGGAGCAGCTGGCCCCGCTCGGTCCCGAGCGCACCCGGGCCGCGGTGCTCGCCCTGGTCGACACCCTGGTGGAACTGCACGCCGTGGACCCGCACTCCGTGGGACTCGGCGACTTCGGGCGCCCCGACGGCTTCCTCGACCGGCAGCTGCGCCGCTGGGGCAAGCAGCTGGACGCCTCGCGCAACCGCGAGCTGCCCGGCATCGACGCGCTGCACGCGGCGCTCGGCCGGGAGCTGCCCGTATCCCCCGCGCCCACCGTGGTGCACGGCGACTACCGCCTGGACAACGCCCTGATCGGCGCCGACGACGCGATCAAGGCCGTCCTGGACTGGGAGATGTCGACGCTCGGCGACCCGCTGACCGACCTCGGCCTGCTGGTGATGTACAGCTCCGACCTGGGCCTGCCCGAGTCGCCCGTCTCCACCACCAGCGGCGCGGCCGGCCACCCCTCCCCCGCCGAGCTGATCGAGCGCTACGCCGCCCGGTCCGGCCGCGACACCTCCGCCATCTCCTGGTACACGGCGTTCGCCTGGTTCAAGCTCGCCGTGATCCTGGAGGGCATCCACTACCGCTACACCCTGGGCCAGACCGTCGGCAGCGGCTTCGACCGCATCGGCGACCTCGTCCCCGTCTTCATCGAGCACGGCCTCACCACCCTCCAGGAAGGCTGA
- a CDS encoding LysR family transcriptional regulator: MEIRQLRHFMAVITHGSFTAAARAELIVQSALSTSVRNLERELGADLFERTGRRVVLTEAGRALIPSARTVLAGTDAARDAVAAVSGLASGRVRIGTIQTLTCVDLAAELAAFHRVWPGVQISLREATTPELVAGVRAGELDLAYLAPDDAALPEDITAFASWREDLVLITAPGHRLATAGRALIRDLADEPFVDFRAGTGLETAVRRLAAHCGLERRITCDVTQIRLLVDLVRAGIGVAIVPRRIGEDAGLPCVAVRQPEPGRTVLLVGRAPRPRNPAAEALLGRLTAEGVATA, translated from the coding sequence ATGGAGATACGCCAGCTCCGCCACTTCATGGCGGTGATCACGCACGGCAGCTTCACCGCGGCCGCCCGCGCCGAGCTGATCGTGCAGTCCGCGCTGAGCACGTCCGTCCGCAATCTCGAACGGGAACTGGGCGCCGATCTGTTCGAGCGCACCGGCCGCCGGGTGGTGCTGACGGAGGCGGGGCGGGCGCTGATCCCGTCGGCGCGGACGGTGCTGGCGGGTACGGACGCCGCGCGCGACGCGGTGGCCGCGGTGTCGGGGCTGGCCTCCGGGCGGGTACGGATCGGCACGATCCAGACGCTGACCTGCGTGGACCTGGCCGCCGAGCTGGCGGCGTTCCACCGCGTGTGGCCCGGGGTGCAGATCTCGCTGCGGGAGGCGACGACGCCGGAGCTGGTGGCGGGGGTGCGCGCCGGTGAGCTGGACCTCGCCTATCTGGCGCCGGACGACGCCGCGCTGCCCGAGGACATCACGGCGTTCGCCTCCTGGCGGGAGGACCTGGTGCTGATCACCGCCCCCGGACACCGGCTGGCGACGGCCGGGCGGGCCCTGATCCGGGATCTCGCCGATGAGCCGTTCGTGGACTTCCGGGCGGGCACGGGCCTGGAGACGGCGGTGCGGCGGCTGGCCGCGCACTGCGGTCTGGAGCGCCGGATCACCTGTGACGTCACCCAGATCCGGCTGCTCGTGGACCTCGTGCGGGCGGGCATCGGCGTCGCGATCGTGCCGCGCCGGATCGGTGAGGACGCCGGGCTGCCGTGCGTGGCCGTCCGGCAGCCGGAACCGGGCCGGACGGTGCTGCTGGTGGGCCGGGCGCCCCGGCCGCGCAACCCGGCGGCAGAGGCGCTGCTCGGGCGGCTGACCGCGGAGGGCGTCGCTACGGCCTGA
- a CDS encoding acyl-CoA dehydrogenase family protein, with amino-acid sequence MDFAFDARTEELRARLLAFMDEHVYPAEAVADEQRAELASPWQTPQVVEDLKAEARRQGLWNLFLPGTGHGAGLTNLQYAPLAEILGRSPRLAPTATNCGAPDTGNMEVLAEFGTDEQKKRWLEPLLAGEIRSAFAMTEPEVASSDATNIETRITRDGGDYVINGRKWYISGAMNPDCAIFIVMGKTDPDGADIRRQQSQILVPRDTPGLTVKRAMQVYGYEDHWHGGHAEVVFDQVRVPASNLIGEEGGGFAIAQARLGPGRIHHCMRLIGMAERAIELMCRRAVSRTAFGKPLAQQGVVQNWIADARVTVEQLRLLVLKTAWLMDTVGNRGAHTEIQSIKIATPRAVVAILDQAVQLHGAGGVGQDFPLAELWASARTLRLADGPDEVHQRSLARREIKQYL; translated from the coding sequence ATGGACTTCGCATTCGACGCCCGGACCGAGGAGCTGCGCGCCCGGCTGCTCGCCTTCATGGACGAGCACGTCTACCCGGCCGAGGCGGTCGCTGACGAGCAGCGCGCCGAGCTGGCATCGCCGTGGCAGACCCCGCAGGTGGTGGAGGACCTGAAGGCGGAGGCCCGCAGGCAGGGCCTGTGGAACCTCTTCCTGCCGGGCACCGGGCACGGCGCCGGGCTCACCAACCTCCAGTACGCCCCGCTGGCGGAGATCCTGGGCCGCTCCCCGCGCCTGGCGCCGACCGCGACGAACTGCGGCGCGCCGGACACCGGGAACATGGAGGTGCTGGCCGAGTTCGGCACGGACGAGCAGAAGAAGCGGTGGCTGGAACCGCTGCTGGCCGGCGAGATCCGCTCCGCGTTCGCGATGACGGAGCCGGAGGTCGCCTCATCGGACGCGACCAACATCGAGACCCGGATCACCCGCGACGGCGGTGACTACGTCATCAACGGGCGCAAGTGGTACATCTCCGGGGCGATGAACCCGGACTGCGCGATCTTCATCGTGATGGGCAAGACCGACCCGGACGGCGCGGACATCCGCCGCCAGCAGTCGCAGATCCTCGTCCCCCGCGACACCCCGGGCCTCACGGTGAAGCGCGCCATGCAGGTGTACGGCTACGAGGACCACTGGCACGGCGGCCACGCGGAGGTCGTCTTCGACCAGGTGCGGGTGCCGGCGTCGAACCTGATCGGCGAGGAGGGCGGCGGCTTCGCCATCGCCCAGGCCCGGCTGGGCCCCGGCCGCATCCACCACTGCATGCGGCTCATCGGCATGGCGGAGCGCGCGATCGAGCTGATGTGCCGGCGCGCGGTCTCCCGTACCGCCTTCGGCAAGCCGCTCGCCCAGCAGGGCGTCGTGCAGAACTGGATCGCGGACGCCCGGGTCACCGTCGAACAACTGCGGCTGCTGGTGCTGAAGACCGCCTGGCTGATGGACACGGTCGGCAACCGGGGCGCGCACACCGAGATCCAGTCCATCAAGATCGCCACCCCGCGCGCCGTCGTCGCCATCCTCGACCAGGCGGTGCAGCTGCACGGCGCGGGCGGGGTCGGCCAGGACTTCCCGCTGGCCGAGCTGTGGGCGTCGGCCCGGACGCTGCGCCTGGCGGACGGCCCGGACGAGGTGCACCAGCGGTCGCTGGCCCGGCGGGAGATCAAGCAGTACCTGTAG
- a CDS encoding glucarate dehydratase family protein has translation MDTTLLIDEVRLTPILIADPPLLNTQGVHQPYTPRLVVEVVTRGGVTGVGETYGDSAYLALAPPLAAALRGRPVSDVNGLFALADEVCGDSRAAGERAAGARVDAGGLRGVQTSDKLRLSVVSGFEVACLDALGKTLGLPVHALLGGKVRDRVEYSAYLFYRWAAHPDGGERDDWGAALDPAGVVAQARRFARAYGFSSFKLKGGVFPPDQEIAAVRALAEAFPGRPLRLDPNGAWSVETSLYVAEQLKDVLEYLEDPASGTGPMAAVAAGTDVPLATNMCVTTLAEIPEAFARDAVQVVLSDHHYWGGLHRTRELAGICRTFGVGLSMHSNTHLGISLAAMTHVAATVPNLDYACDSHYPWQSEDVITTRHVFEDGHLTVRDAPGLGVELDRDRLAALHRRWLDDDGTMRERDDAAAMRKAEPGWATPPIPRW, from the coding sequence ATGGATACGACGCTGCTGATCGACGAAGTCCGGCTCACCCCGATCCTGATAGCCGACCCGCCCCTGCTCAACACCCAGGGCGTCCATCAGCCGTACACCCCCAGGCTGGTCGTGGAGGTCGTCACCCGGGGCGGGGTGACCGGCGTCGGGGAGACCTACGGCGACAGCGCCTACCTCGCGCTCGCGCCGCCCCTCGCCGCGGCCCTGCGCGGACGGCCGGTCAGCGATGTGAACGGGCTGTTCGCCCTGGCCGACGAGGTGTGCGGAGATTCACGGGCGGCGGGGGAGCGGGCCGCCGGCGCGCGGGTGGACGCGGGCGGGCTGCGCGGCGTCCAGACCTCCGACAAGCTTCGCCTCTCGGTGGTCTCCGGCTTCGAGGTGGCCTGCCTGGACGCGCTCGGCAAGACCCTCGGCCTTCCGGTGCACGCGCTGCTCGGCGGCAAGGTCCGCGACCGCGTCGAGTACAGCGCCTACCTCTTCTACCGCTGGGCCGCCCACCCGGACGGCGGCGAGCGCGACGACTGGGGCGCGGCCCTCGACCCGGCCGGAGTCGTCGCCCAGGCCCGGCGCTTCGCCCGCGCGTACGGCTTCTCCTCCTTCAAGCTCAAGGGCGGCGTCTTCCCGCCCGACCAGGAGATCGCGGCCGTCCGCGCGCTCGCCGAGGCGTTCCCCGGCCGGCCGCTGCGCCTGGACCCCAACGGCGCCTGGTCCGTGGAGACCTCGCTGTACGTCGCCGAGCAGCTGAAGGACGTACTGGAATACCTGGAGGACCCGGCGAGCGGCACCGGGCCGATGGCCGCCGTCGCGGCGGGCACCGACGTGCCGCTGGCCACGAACATGTGCGTCACGACCCTCGCCGAGATCCCGGAGGCGTTCGCGCGGGACGCCGTACAGGTCGTCCTCTCCGACCACCACTACTGGGGCGGGCTGCACCGTACCCGTGAGCTGGCCGGGATCTGCCGCACCTTCGGCGTCGGGCTCTCGATGCACTCCAACACCCACCTCGGGATCAGCCTCGCCGCCATGACGCACGTCGCGGCCACCGTCCCCAACCTCGACTACGCCTGCGACAGCCACTACCCCTGGCAGAGCGAGGACGTCATCACCACCCGCCATGTCTTCGAGGACGGCCACCTCACCGTCCGCGACGCCCCCGGTCTCGGCGTCGAACTCGACCGGGACCGGCTGGCCGCCCTGCACCGCCGCTGGCTCGACGACGACGGCACGATGCGCGAGCGCGACGACGCCGCCGCGATGCGCAAGGCCGAACCGGGGTGGGCCACGCCACCGATCCCGCGCTGGTGA
- a CDS encoding exo-beta-N-acetylmuramidase NamZ family protein, whose translation MSLSRRGLLAAGGAVGALAATAASAAPAAAGPSHGKGHGHGNGNGRPRVRTGFDRLAADGYALLKGQRVGVVTNPTGITSDVRHIVDVMHPDRRVNLTAVFGPEHGFRGTAQAGGSEGRYDDPATGLPVYDTYLKNGQDLADVFTASGVDTIVFDIQDAGARFYTYIWTLYDCMEAAALAGKKFVVLDRPNPVTGRAALGPVLDPAFGTFVGRREISQAHGMTVTELALLFNGEFLADRPADLEIVKMSGWSRSDFFDDTGLPWVQPSPNMPTPATALVYSGTCLFEGTNLSEGRGTTQPFELLGAEGIDHTWAAAANALDLPGVGFREAYFAPTFSKFAGVTVGGVQVHVLDREVFDPVRTGIALLITAKRTWSGFEWRSDNWIDKLTGNTRVRTMIDAGADVDEVVGAWAADLAAFRAVRKRYLRYR comes from the coding sequence ATGAGCCTGTCCAGGCGTGGTTTGCTGGCCGCCGGCGGTGCGGTGGGGGCCCTCGCGGCGACAGCCGCTTCGGCCGCGCCCGCGGCCGCCGGCCCATCGCACGGCAAGGGCCACGGTCACGGGAACGGCAACGGGCGGCCCCGCGTCCGTACCGGATTCGACCGGCTGGCGGCGGACGGTTACGCGCTGCTGAAGGGGCAGCGGGTCGGCGTCGTCACCAATCCGACCGGGATCACATCCGATGTCCGGCACATCGTGGACGTCATGCACCCGGACCGCCGGGTGAACCTGACCGCCGTCTTCGGCCCCGAGCACGGCTTCCGGGGGACCGCGCAGGCGGGCGGCTCGGAGGGGCGGTACGACGACCCCGCGACCGGGCTCCCGGTCTACGACACGTACCTGAAGAACGGCCAGGATCTCGCCGACGTCTTCACCGCGTCCGGTGTGGACACGATCGTCTTCGACATCCAGGACGCCGGCGCCCGCTTCTACACGTACATCTGGACGCTGTACGACTGCATGGAGGCGGCCGCCCTCGCGGGCAAGAAGTTCGTCGTGCTGGACCGGCCGAACCCGGTGACCGGGCGGGCCGCGCTCGGGCCCGTCCTCGACCCGGCGTTCGGGACGTTCGTGGGCCGCCGGGAGATCTCCCAGGCGCACGGCATGACGGTCACCGAACTGGCGCTGCTGTTCAACGGGGAGTTCCTGGCGGACCGCCCGGCGGACCTGGAGATCGTGAAGATGTCGGGGTGGTCGCGCTCCGACTTCTTCGACGACACGGGCCTGCCGTGGGTGCAGCCGAGCCCCAACATGCCGACGCCCGCCACGGCGCTCGTCTACTCGGGCACCTGCCTGTTCGAGGGGACGAACCTCTCCGAGGGGCGCGGCACGACCCAGCCGTTCGAGCTGCTGGGCGCGGAGGGCATCGACCACACCTGGGCGGCCGCCGCGAACGCGCTGGACCTGCCGGGGGTGGGGTTCCGCGAGGCGTACTTCGCGCCGACGTTCTCGAAGTTCGCGGGCGTGACGGTCGGCGGGGTGCAGGTGCACGTCCTGGACCGCGAGGTCTTCGACCCGGTGCGCACGGGGATCGCGCTGCTGATCACGGCGAAGCGGACGTGGAGCGGGTTCGAGTGGCGGTCGGACAACTGGATCGACAAGCTCACCGGCAACACGCGCGTCCGCACGATGATCGACGCGGGGGCCGATGTGGACGAGGTGGTGGGCGCGTGGGCCGCTGACCTCGCGGCGTTCCGGGCCGTGCGCAAGCGGTACTTGCGGTACCGGTGA
- a CDS encoding DUF202 domain-containing protein — MTAGERDPGLQPERTRLAWRRTTLSCTVAALLAGKQALHGGATGAGILALALSVLAWLGFLWVANRRVQAMSGARPRPLEAAGAVTAAACTIALAVFAAATLF, encoded by the coding sequence GTGACCGCCGGGGAGCGCGACCCGGGTCTCCAGCCGGAGCGGACCCGGCTGGCGTGGCGGCGTACGACGCTGTCCTGCACGGTGGCGGCGCTGCTGGCCGGCAAGCAGGCGCTGCACGGCGGAGCGACGGGCGCCGGGATTCTCGCCCTGGCGCTGAGCGTGCTGGCCTGGCTGGGGTTCCTGTGGGTCGCCAACCGCCGGGTGCAGGCCATGAGCGGCGCCCGGCCGCGCCCGCTGGAGGCCGCGGGCGCGGTGACGGCCGCCGCCTGCACGATCGCGCTGGCGGTGTTCGCGGCGGCCACGCTGTTCTGA
- a CDS encoding SDR family oxidoreductase, which yields MSTVQGAGVVVTGAGGGIGAALARRFAAEGARVVVNDLDGSRIEALAEETGAVAVAGDASRIVDAARDALDGTIDIYCANAGLASPGDPLADEEVWAAAWDVNVMAHVRAARALLPDWLERGSGRFVSTASAAGLLTMIGAAPYSVTKHGAVAFAEWLSLTYRHRGLKVHAICPQGVRTDMLTAAGSAGELVLAPSAIEPEDVADALFDAMAADRFLVLPHPEVAGYYRARAEDTDRWLGGMNHLQRTWEETGA from the coding sequence ATGAGTACGGTGCAGGGCGCGGGCGTAGTGGTCACCGGGGCCGGAGGCGGCATCGGCGCCGCGCTCGCCCGCAGATTCGCCGCCGAGGGCGCACGGGTCGTCGTCAACGACCTGGACGGGTCCCGGATCGAGGCGCTCGCCGAGGAGACCGGAGCCGTCGCCGTCGCCGGGGACGCCTCGCGGATCGTGGACGCGGCCCGGGACGCGCTGGACGGCACCATCGACATCTACTGCGCCAACGCGGGCCTCGCCTCGCCGGGCGACCCGCTCGCCGACGAGGAGGTCTGGGCGGCGGCCTGGGACGTCAACGTCATGGCCCACGTCCGGGCGGCCCGCGCCCTGCTCCCCGACTGGCTGGAGCGCGGCAGCGGCCGGTTCGTCTCCACCGCGTCCGCCGCCGGACTGCTGACGATGATCGGCGCCGCGCCGTACAGCGTCACCAAGCACGGGGCGGTCGCCTTCGCCGAGTGGCTCTCCCTCACCTACCGCCACCGCGGCCTCAAGGTCCACGCGATCTGCCCGCAGGGCGTGCGTACGGACATGCTCACGGCCGCCGGATCGGCCGGGGAACTCGTCCTCGCCCCCAGCGCCATCGAGCCCGAGGACGTCGCCGACGCCCTCTTCGACGCCATGGCCGCCGACCGCTTCCTCGTCCTGCCGCACCCCGAGGTCGCCGGCTACTACCGGGCCCGCGCCGAGGACACCGACCGCTGGCTCGGCGGCATGAACCACCTTCAGCGCACCTGGGAGGAGACCGGCGCATGA
- a CDS encoding TetR/AcrR family transcriptional regulator, with translation MAKETDGGGTPVPQRLLAAATRLFAEQGYDRTSVQEIVEAAGVTKGALYHYFGSKEDLLQEVYARVLRLQQERLDAFANAEAPIEQRLRDAAADVVVTTIENLDDASIFFRSMHHLSPEKNKQVRGERRRYHERFRALVEEGQRGGVFSTATPADLIVDYHFGSVHHLSTWYRPDGPLTPQEVADHLADLLLRALRP, from the coding sequence ATGGCCAAGGAGACGGACGGGGGCGGCACCCCCGTCCCCCAGCGGCTGCTGGCCGCCGCCACCCGGCTCTTCGCCGAGCAGGGCTACGACCGCACATCGGTCCAGGAGATCGTGGAGGCGGCCGGCGTCACCAAGGGGGCGCTGTACCACTACTTCGGCTCCAAGGAGGACCTGCTCCAGGAGGTGTACGCCCGGGTGCTGCGCCTCCAGCAGGAGCGCCTGGACGCCTTCGCGAACGCCGAGGCGCCCATCGAGCAGCGGCTGCGCGACGCGGCGGCCGACGTGGTCGTCACCACCATCGAGAACCTGGACGACGCGTCGATCTTCTTCCGCTCCATGCACCACCTGAGCCCCGAGAAGAACAAGCAGGTACGGGGCGAGCGGCGCCGCTACCACGAGCGCTTCCGCGCCCTGGTCGAGGAGGGCCAGCGCGGCGGTGTGTTCTCCACGGCCACCCCGGCGGACCTGATCGTCGACTACCACTTCGGATCGGTCCACCACCTGTCGACCTGGTACCGCCCGGACGGCCCCCTCACCCCGCAGGAGGTCGCCGACCACCTGGCCGACCTGCTGCTCCGCGCGCTCAGGCCGTAG
- a CDS encoding NADP-dependent oxidoreductase, with product MKAISYSSFGDAGVLEYGERPDPKVGPDTVLVKVRAAAVNPVDRQAREGNLDGLLDTVFPVIPGWDVSGVVVQPGVAVDEFAVGDEVIGYVREDFLSRGTFAEYVAAPVRTLARKPLSLSFEEAAGLPLAGLTAYQVLHRTLRVREGDTVLVHAAAGGVGSLAVQLARHAGCRVIGTASERNHEHLRTLGAQPVEYGDGLADRLRALAPDGIDAAFDTVGGEALRASAETLAPDGRLASIVDTEVFSYGGRYAFVRPDAQDLAHLAELAEQGIVSVHVDRVFPLAETAEAHRLNAEGRTRGKIVVTVDWDAPEG from the coding sequence ATGAAGGCGATCAGCTACAGCAGCTTCGGCGATGCCGGCGTCCTGGAGTACGGCGAGCGGCCCGACCCCAAGGTCGGCCCCGACACCGTCCTGGTGAAGGTGCGGGCCGCCGCGGTCAACCCGGTCGACCGGCAGGCCAGGGAAGGCAACCTGGACGGCCTCCTCGACACCGTCTTTCCGGTGATCCCCGGCTGGGACGTCTCCGGGGTCGTCGTGCAGCCCGGGGTCGCCGTGGACGAGTTCGCGGTCGGTGACGAGGTCATCGGCTATGTGCGGGAGGACTTCCTGAGCCGGGGGACCTTCGCCGAATACGTCGCGGCACCCGTGCGCACCCTCGCCCGCAAACCGCTCAGCCTCAGCTTCGAGGAGGCGGCCGGCCTGCCCCTGGCCGGTCTCACCGCCTACCAGGTGCTCCACCGCACCCTGCGCGTCCGCGAGGGCGACACCGTCCTCGTCCACGCGGCGGCCGGCGGCGTCGGCTCGCTCGCCGTACAGCTCGCCCGGCACGCCGGCTGCCGGGTCATCGGGACCGCCAGTGAACGCAACCACGAGCACCTGCGCACCCTCGGCGCGCAGCCCGTGGAGTACGGCGACGGGCTCGCGGACCGGCTGCGGGCCCTGGCGCCCGACGGGATCGACGCCGCGTTCGACACCGTGGGCGGCGAGGCCCTGCGCGCGTCCGCCGAGACGCTCGCCCCCGACGGGCGGCTGGCCTCCATCGTGGACACCGAGGTGTTCTCCTACGGCGGCCGGTACGCGTTCGTCCGGCCCGACGCCCAGGACCTGGCACACCTGGCGGAGCTGGCCGAACAGGGCATCGTCTCGGTCCACGTCGACCGGGTCTTCCCGCTGGCCGAGACGGCCGAGGCCCACCGGCTCAACGCCGAGGGACGCACCCGCGGAAAGATCGTCGTCACCGTGGACTGGGACGCGCCGGAGGGCTGA